From Amphiura filiformis chromosome 20, Afil_fr2py, whole genome shotgun sequence, a single genomic window includes:
- the LOC140142443 gene encoding uncharacterized protein isoform X1, whose protein sequence is MCSFCTHMFHPEMGAIKCNNLFEILSRVLIVTISFLFIIITPGTSELDKIGENVCGPRIIYGNFSTTVREVISCPAGSCVVYKIRYVSQLDEYYCCPGFSQTDTSCSKACDSDRFGENCTQLCTCHFAHANCSAVTGECECVPGRQGANCTDVCQGTYGVNCRGTCECNTADSDAKCHPVDGACTCSSPKYYGDKCEFRYDSTTDPNHHTNTKGSFTNNAPLLGSNSTSKIIVPVVVCFLLLIIAIALLMVWKYRANGKEGLVPWILRKSSPADEDVLPNTQSHVDHVSDGTNGNVPASSSNAGPSSGGNHNSSYDGVSNYSSVLPLRESTGDQVELDAKYTSVKKAMKSESTPKQNAEKVTKNNPSVPQRKTSNESSTSKGLPAYAQVDKSQSKSVKNKDAVKPPAAKKPLLKSKTLPAKERGVAKSPSVPTEPPVPPYATIEETLDLKWRKSDTLPAYASIGETFPSSNDIDDATGKDNAYDLLNPDTMKEIQSSTQPSPSTAAQEESTRDYNPYAVPASSAPSYASPNSLPAQKNSDPQASDTPAAPTYAAPNSVALSQNNPPKARGVVGDPYGVIDLSKTDLSHGEREIKRANSTSSNSKVARGFTGDDQAESNSKDQSSSNTKHLYATLEEL, encoded by the exons ATGTGTAGTTTTTGTACACATATGTTTCATCCTGAAATGGGTGCTATAAAATGTAACAATTTGTTCGAGATTTTGAGCCGGGTTTTGATTGTAACAATTTCATTTCTATTCATAATAATAACTCCTGGAACTTCAGAGCTTGACAAAATTGGAGAAAACGTCTGTGGACCGAGAAT CATATATGGCAACTTTTCAACTACGGTGAGAGAGGTAATTTCTTGTCCTGCGGGATCCTGCGTAGTATACAA gatcagATATGTATCACAACTAGACGAATACTACTGTTGTCCAGGCTTTTCACAAACAGACACAAGTTGTTCAAAAG CTTGTGATTCGGACCGGTTTGGAGAAAATTGTACCCAATTATGTACCTGTCATTTTGCACATGCGAACTGTAGTGCAGTGACGGGAGAATGTGAATGTGTTCCTGGAAGACAAGGTGCTAACTGCACCGATGTCTGTCAAGGAACATATGGAGTCAACTGTAGAGGAACATGTGAATGCAACACAGCTGATTCAGACGCAAAGTGTCATCCTGTCGATGGGGCATGTACCTGCTCGTCTCCCAAATATTACGGCGACAAATGTGAATTCAGATATGACAGTACTACGGATCCAAATCACCATACAAATACCAAAG GTTCATTTACAAATAACGCACCTCTGCTTGGATCCAATTCGACGTCAAAGATAATTGTTCCAGTTGTCGTGTGTTTCTTGCTATTAATAATAGCAATAGCTTTACTGATGGTTTGGAAATACAGAGCAAACGGGAAAGA GGGATTGGTGCCATGGATTTTAAGAAAATCGTCACCAG CAGATGAAGATGTACTACCGAATACGCAATCCCATGTTGATCATGTGTCTGATGGCACCAATGGCAACGTACCAGCTTCGTCCAGCAATGCAGGTCCTTCAAGCGGAGGTAACCACAATTCATCCTATGACGGAGTATCCAATTATTCCAGCGTTCTGCCTCTACGCGAAAGCACGGGCGACCAGGTGGAATTGGATGCTAAATACACATCTGTGAAGAAAGCCATGAAATCAGAATCAACCCCAAAACAAAATGCTGAAAAAGTAACAAAGAACAATCCATCTGTGCCTCAACGCAAAACTTCAAATGAGAGCAGTACTTCGAAGGGTCTTCCAGCTTATGCACAGGTAGATAAATCACAGAGCAAATCGGTTAAAAACAAAGATGCAGTGAAACCACCTGCTGCAAAGAAACCTTTACTAAAATCAAAAACTTTACCTGCTAAAGAACGCGGTGTGGCTAAATCCCCCTCTGTTCCCACAGAGCCGCCAGTACCACCATATGCAACAATTGAAGAAACATTGGATTTAAAATGGAGAAAATCTGATACACTTCCAGCTTATGCTTCCATCGGAGAAACTTTTCCATCGTCTAATGATATAGACGATGCAACTGGAAAGGACAATGCCTATGATCTTTTGAATCCTGATACCATGAAAGAAATTCAGAGTTCAACGCAACCATCGCCATCAACGGCAGCTCAAGAGGAGTCCACAAGAGATTATAATCCGTATGCTGTACCTGCATCTTCAGCTCCGTCATACGCAAGCCCAAATAGTTTACCTGCTCAAAAGAACTCGGATCCACAGGCAAGTGATACGCCTGCAGCGCCAACCTACGCAGCCCCAAATAGTGtagcattatctcaaaataacCCACCAAAGGCGCGAGGTGTTGTGGGAGATCCATACGGTGTCATTGATCTTTCCAAGACAGATCTATCGCATGGAGAGCGCGAAATCAAGAGAGCGAATTCTACGTCTAGCAACTCTAAAGTAGCACGTGGATTTACTGGGGATGATCAAGCAGAATCGAACTCGAAAGACCAATCATCATCTAATACCAAGCATTTATATGCAACTTTGGAAGAACTATAG